One region of Fragaria vesca subsp. vesca linkage group LG4, FraVesHawaii_1.0, whole genome shotgun sequence genomic DNA includes:
- the LOC101308074 gene encoding uncharacterized protein LOC101308074 isoform 2 — protein sequence MGFGALRSLCQPLSRTLISRTSTCSITSFAANSVHLKPERRFVPSGQAPWFLLILNHFHSLTDTRFQKRRPSDKPRRKRSSIRPPGPYAGVQDVPGEPVVPSRPNEGSVKRRNEKKRMRQRHAFILSEKKKRKALVQEAKRKKNIKRIENKMAAVARDRAWAQRLAELQQLEEEKKKPMA from the exons ATGGGATTTGGAGCACTAAGGTCCTTGTGTCAACCCCTATCACGAACCCTAATTTCTCGCACCTCGACTTGCTCCATAACATCATTTGCTGCCAACTCTGTGCACCTGAAACCTGAGCGCCGCTTTGTCCCCAGTGGTCAGGCTCCATGGTTTCTTCTGATCCTGAACCATTTTCACAGCTTGACAGACACTCGTTTCCAGAAACGGCGTCCCAGTGATAAGCCTCGTCGAAAAAGATCCAGCATAAGACCTCCTG GACCATATGCTGGGGTTCAGGATGTTCCTGGTGAACCAGTAGTGCCTAGCAGACCCAATGAAGGTAGTGTGAAGAGGAGGAATGAGAAGAAGCGCATGAGGCAGCGCCATGCATTTATTTTG TCAGAGAAAAAGAAGAGGAAAGCTCTGGTACAAGAAGCCAAAAGAAAGAAAAACATTAAGAGAATTGAGAATAAAATGGCGGCAGTTGCAAGAGACAGAGCGTGGGCTCAGAGGCTGGCTGAGCTGCAGCAGTTGGAGGAAGAGAAGAAGAAACCCATGGCTTAA